A single window of Nicotiana sylvestris chromosome 3, ASM39365v2, whole genome shotgun sequence DNA harbors:
- the LOC104233820 gene encoding polyol transporter 5-like: MENQNLDKSVISDQPREIPFQESVPCKKSKRNKYAFACSLLASMTSVLLGYDTGVMSGAVIYIKEDLKISDVQIEILVGTINIYSLVGAALAGRTSDWIGRRYTIIFASAIFFAGAILMGFATNYGFLMFGRFVAGIGVGYALMIAPVYTAEVAPASCRGFFTSFPEVFINGGVLLGYVSNYAFSKLPTKLAWRFMLGIGVIPSVFLALGVLAMPESPRWLVMQGRLGDAKRVLDRTSDTLEESKMRLADIKEAAGIPQDCQDDNIVSVTRRSSHGEGVWRELFLHPTPAVLHILIAGIGIHFFQQASGIDAVVLYSPRIYEKAGITKDNDRLLATIAVGCMKTFFILVATFLVDKVGRRVLLLSSCGGMILSLLGLATGLTIIDHSDHKLKWAIVLCICTTLSSVAFFSIGMGPIAWVYSSEIFPLRLRAQGCSIGVAVNRAMSGAILMTFISLYKAISIGGAFFLYTGIAIIAWIFFYALLPETQGRTLEEMEELFGTFFKWRSTMKELKKNKVESDGSAQVQMGNSQP; the protein is encoded by the exons ATGGAAAATCAAAATCTTGATAAAAGCGTCATCTCCGACCAACCTCGTGAAATACCTTTTCAAGAATCTGTTCCTTGTAAAAAATCAAAACGAAACAAATATGCTTTTGCTTGCTCTCTTTTAGCCTCTATGACCTCCGTTTTATTAGGTTATG ATACAGGAGTGATGAGTGGAGCAGTGATTTACATAAAGGAAGACCTCAAAATCTCAGACGTACAAATCGAAATCCTTGTGGGAACAATCAACATCTACTCTCTTGTGGGTGCTGCTCTTGCTGGTCGAACTTCAGATTGGATAGGTCGTCGATATACCATTATTTTTGCTTCTGCAATATTTTTTGCAGGAGCAATATTGATGGGATTTGCTACAAACTATGGTTTTCTCATGTTTGGTAGGTTTGTGGCTGGTATTGGAGTTGGATATGCTCTTATGATTGCTCCAGTTTATACTGCTGAGGTTGCTCCAGCTTCTTGTCGTGGGTTTTTCACTTCTTTCCCTGAAGTTTTCATCAATGGAG GTGTGTTACTTGGTTATGTATCAAACTATGCATTTTCAAAGCTCCCAACAAAATTGGCATGGCGATTCATGCTTGGAATTGGTGTCATTCCATCAGTCTTCTTAGCCCTTGGTGTTCTTGCCATGCCCGAGTCACCACGTTGGCTAGTCATGCAAGGTCGTCTTGGAGATGCCAAAAGAGTTTTGGACAGAACTTCAGATACATTAGAAGAGTCCAAAATGAGATTAGCTGACATAAAAGAAGCTGCTGGTATTCCACAAGATTGCCAAGATGACAATATAGTTTCTGTCACTCGACGTAGTTCTCATGGTGAAGGTGTTTGGAGAGAATTGTTCCTCCATCCAACCCCTGCTGTTCTTCATATTCTCATTGCAGGTATTGGCATTCATTTCTTTCAACAAGCAAGTGGTATAGATGCTGTAGTTTTGTACAGTCCGAGGATATACGAGAAAGCAG GCATTACTAAAGACAACGACAGACTACTTGCCACTATAGCTGTTGGATGTATGAAGACATTCTTTATCTTGGTAGCTACATTCTTGGTAGACAAAGTTGGAAGAAGAGTTTTACTTCTATCAAGTTGTGGTGGTATGATTCTCTCCTTATTAGGCCTAGCAACAGGCTTAACCATAATTGATCACTCAGATCATAAGCTAAAATGGGCAATAGTCCTTTGCATATGTACAACATTATCTAGTGTTGCATTCTTCTCAATTGGCATGGGTCCTATAGCATGGGTATACAGTTCAGAAATCTTTCCATTGAGATTAAGAGCTCAAGGTTGTAGCATAGGTGTGGCAGTGAATAGAGCAATGAGTGGAGCAATTTTGATGACATTCATATCATTATACAAGGCTATTAGTATTGGAGGGGCTTTCTTCTTGTACACTGGAATTGCAATAATTGCTTGGATTTTCTTTTACGCATTGTTACCAGAAACACAAGGTAGAACACTAGAGGAGATGGAGGAATTGTTTGGTACTTTCTTTAAGTGGAGATCTAcaatgaaagaattgaagaaaaacAAAGTGGAAAGTGATGGTAGTGCTCAAGTTCAAATGGGAAATAGCCAGCCTTAA